The genomic stretch CGGGTGGAGACCTGGCGACCAACGAGGGTACGGTCACGGCAGCGATCGGCAATGGTTGCGCTGCGGCATGGCACATTCACAAAACACTGACGGGTGAGGACCTGTTCCCGCCGGCAGCACCACCCGTCGCGGGACCGGATGTGTTGACCATGCACCTCTTCGACCCGGCCGAACCACGGCACGCACCTTTGCTGGCGCCACAGCAACGGCGCGCGGGCTTCGCGGAAGTACGTCGCGGGTTAATCGATGGGCCCGGGGACCCGGCCGCCGCCGCCGAAGCGGCCCGTTGCCTGAGTTGCGGCGTGTGCAATGACTGCGACCATTGCCGCTCAACCTGCCCGGAAGGCATCATGCGGTATGTGGCTGCGGGTGAGTACGCGTTCGACTACGACTACTGCAAGGGATGCGGCATCTGTGCGGCGCAATGCCCGCGCGGGGTCGTCTACATGGCGGAGCTGTGAGGCCGGCGGCCGCGCCGGCAGCGTGAGAAAGGAAGGCCCTGTGGCACGAGCACTGGTCACTGGCAACCACGCCGCCGCGCACGCGCTGGCCCTCGCGGGTGAAGCCAACCATGTGGCGCGCGGTACCATCTGCGGCGCGTACCCGATTACGCCGCAGACGGAGATCATTGAATTCCTGCGGGCCTTCAACTTCAGCAAGGGGCGCGTGGTCCCGGTCGAGTCGGAACACAGCGCGATGGCGGTCTGTATCGGCGCCGCCCTGGCCGGGGCACGCACGTTTACGGCCAGCTCGTCGAACGGGCTGGCTTACATGACGGAGAACGTGTTTTCCGCGGGCTACTTCCGGCTGCCCATCGTGATGGTGGGGGTGAATCGCACGCTCGGACCACCGTGGAATATCTGGGTGGACCAGGGTGACACGCTGATGATGCGCGACGCGGCGTGGCTCCAGTTCTACTGCGACTCGCACCAGGACCTGGTGGATACGGTGCTGCTGGCTTTTCGCGTATCCGAGGACCCCCGGGTGCTGCTGCCCGCGCTGGTCGCGCAGGATGGCTTTCTGCTGTCGCACACCCAGATGGCGGTCGACCTGCCCACCCTCGAGCAAGTCGCAGCGTTCCTGCCGCCCTGCCACGTTCCACACCGCATCAACGGCCAGGGCAAGACGATCGGCGGGATGACGTGGCCGCACGACACCGAGCATCACCGGCATGAAATCCAGCTCGCGATGGAACGCGTGCCGGCCGTGCTGGCAGAGGCGGTGGACGAATTTGTGCGCGTCTTCGGGCGGCGGCCGGCGGGCGTCATCACGACGGAGCAAACCGAAGATGCCGAGACGATCCTGGTCGCGTGCAACACCATGGCGCGGACGGCGCAGCGGGTCGTGCAGGAGCGCCGGGCCCGCGGCGAGCGGGTCGGAATGGTCCGGGCGAAGCTGTTTCGGCCGTTCGCTCGCGAGGTTTACACGACGGCCTGCGGCCATGCGCAACGCATCGGCGTCCTGGATCGCAACCACTCGCCGGGTTCGGGGGGCATCTTCTGGCAGGAAATCGCGTTGTCGTTGCGCTGCCGCCCGGAGGTGCTGGTACAGGACTACCTGGTGGGCCTCGGGGGCGGAGACGTGACGCCGGAGATGATCCACGAGATCGTCGACGATCTACAGGGACGCACGACCGCGAGCCCCCCCGTGTGGAAGGAACTACCGGTGGCGTAATGCTGGCCGCCGGCCAGCCGAGGACGGACGCAATGACAACACTCGCCCCTCTCGATCAGGACGCCTGCGGACACATCCTGCGTCCGGGTAATACGAACTGCGCCGGTTGCGGCATGTCGATCGGGCTGCAATGGCTGCAGCAGGCGCTCGGCGAAGTGCGGCCGACGATGTGCATTCCGGCGTGCTGTGGCATCGTTGCGGCGGGGGCGTTTCCAACCAGCGCCTACGGCGTGCCGACTCTGGCGACGACGTTCGCAAGTGCCGCGGCCGTGGCCACGGGGGTGTCCGCCGTACGGCGGCTGAACGACGAAGATGCGCTGACCATGGTGTGGGCGGGCGATGGCGGGACCTATGATATTGGACTCGCCACCATTTCGGCCGCCGCAGAACGCAACGAGGACGTGCTTTATTTCTGCTACGACAACGAAATTTATGGTAACACCGGCGGGCAGCGCAGCAGCGCGACGCCGCAGGGTGTGAAGACGAGTACCACACCCCAGGGGAAGACCGAACAGAAGAAGGACATCATGGAAATCCTGGTGGCACACCGCATCCCGTATGCGGCGACGCTGTCGGTCGCGCACCGCGAGGATTTCCTGCGCAAGGTCCGGACTGCTCACCGCCTGCGCGGATTCCGATTTCTGCTGATGCTTTCTCCTTGTCCGACGGGCTGGAAGTCGGAACCGGCCGAGAGTGTCGAGTTGATCCGCATCGCGACGCAATGCGGAGTGTACGCGCTGTACGAGGTGTTTGACGGGCGCCGTTACCGGATCAACGCCCGACCGGACGGCACACCGCTGGAACGCTACATGTCCACGCAGCGGCGCTACCGGACGGACTTGCTCGATCTGGACCTGCTCACAGCGCTGGTGAACGAGAAGTGGGCCTACCTCGAAGCCCTGGAGCGGGCGTTCCCGGCCCGGGTGGAGGATGGGGAGCGCTAGTCGAATCGGATGGGCACTCCGGCAGGGGTTGGGGCGGCAGGGACATCCGAGTTCCGATCACCGCCCAGGGGCTTTTCACTTGCGCCGTCAGTGCAGAAACACCAGCAGAGTCCCCGTGAGCAACGGCACGGTAACGTTGTCGTTCAGTTCAACCGGTCCGCAGCGCAGCGTAGGTGCGGCTTCCACCACCGTGGCGAGCAGCGCCGCGCTGACCGCCGGTCCAAGTCGAAAATCGAGCAACCAGAGAATGGCGAAGGCCGCCAGAAAGAAAGCCGTGCTACCCGCCCAGCTCTTTCCCAGAAACTGGCTGCGACCGTAACGTAATCCGATCAGCGATGCAGCCGTGTCGGCCACGCTCAGGATCAGCAGCACCGCGACTGCGATGAGCTGCGGAAAGAGGGCCACAGAGGCAAAAGCCGCCAGCAGCACATAGGTCGCACCCGAGACTCGTTGCCATTCGCGTGACCGCACCATGAAACCGACTGTGGCGCGAAAGACCGTCGCGAAGGCGGAGTTGCTCAAGCGGGCCAGCTCCACCGCGATGGCGAAAAGGCAGCATGCCCCGAGGGCTGCCAGCAGCGTGCCGCGCGACCACTCCGCCAGCCAGTAGACCAGCGGGATCGCGGCGGATGACAGATGCAGCAGCTTCCGGCTGATTTCAGCCCGCCATGGCGTTGCCAGACCCATGCTCCACTCCACAAGGTTGACGGCGCGGTTCCCGCGGGCAAGATCCATTCTGAAAAACCCCGGAAAGTGTAACGCGATTCGGCGACCGGTACCGCGACACCCGTCGCGCCGATTGCTATGCTCCCCATGATATGTGGGAGGATCCGCCGTGTGTCCGGTGTGCCGCGAGCCCATGATGGTGGTCGAGTTGCAGGGGGTGGAGCTTGATCATTGTCCGCAGTGCCACGGGACGTGGTTCGATTCTGGGGAGCTGGAGTTTCTGACCGAGGCGGCGGGCGCAGCGGAGACACGCCTGGGCAGCGCACTACTGACCGGGGTGGCCATAGCGGGTGCTGAACGGCGCTGCCCGCGGTGCCGACGCACCATGGCGGTGGTGCGGGTGGGAGCGCAACCCCCGATCGAGGTGGATCGTTGTCGGCAGGGCCACGGAGTGTGGCTGGACGTCGGCGAGCTGGGCGGGCTTGTCCGGGCCTTCTCGGGGCCGTCCACGGATGCGATCGCGAACTTCCTGGGAGACTTGTTTCGCCATGAACTCGGCGCTCGGGCGCAGGAGGATTAACCGATGTCTTTTGCACAGTTGGGACCGGTGCTGATCACGCTGATGGTCGTCGTGGGTCTCGTGGTGCTCGTGCTGCTCTGGGTCGTTGCGATTTACAACGGCCTGGTGCGCCAGCGTAACGAGGTGAAGAACGCCTGGGCACAGATTGATGTGCAGCTCAAGCGGCGGCACGACCTGATTCCGAACCTCGTAGAGACCGTGAAGGGCTACGCGACACACGAGCGCGGCACGCTCGACGCCGTCATTTCGGCCCGCGCCAAGGCCGTGAACACACACGGCGTGGCGAATCAGGCGGTTGCCGAGGGCGAGCTGTCACAGGCACTCGGGCGGCTCATGATGGTGGTGGAAAACTACCCCGACCTGAAGGCCAACCAGAACTTCCTCGCCTTGCAGGAGGAACTGACCAGCACGGAGAACCGCATCGGCTTCGCGCGACAGTTCTACAACGACTCGGTGATGAAGTACAACACAGTGATCGAGAGCTTCCCGCAGAACGTGGTGGCGGGCTCCTTCGGATTCCAACGTGCGGAGCACTTCGAGTTACAGGATGCCGCACAGCGCGAAGCACCGCAGGTGAAGTTTTCGTAGCGGACAGGATGACCGCCCGAACCTCAGGCGCCGTTTCAGACGGGTTGCGGACCGTACGTCCGCAGCCCCGGTTGGGGTGAGGCCCCATGTGGGAAGCGATTCGGAGTAACCAGCGGCGTTCCCTCTGGCTCATCGCCGTGATGGGCACACTGCTGGTTGCGCTCGGCATCGTGATAGGGCTCACCGTCGACATGGTCCTGCTTTTCAACCCGCTCCAGGCGGTAAAAACCGGGTTGGAGACCGGTCATGTCGCCACTTTCCAGGAGCAGCTCTGGGAGGCCCGGGGCAGCGCCTTGATCGGGGCCGGCATCGCCCTGCTGGTCTGGGGCCTATTGTACCTGTCGGCGGTCACCTCCGGCGACAGCATCCTGCTCTCCAGCGCACGAGCTCGCGAGATCCGGCGCGAGGATGCCCCCCAACTCTGGAACATCGTTGAGGAGATGACCATCGCCGCTGGTCTCGGTCGGATGCCGCGGATCTTCATTATCGACGATGCCTCGCTGAACGCTTTCGCCGCGGGGTACGATCCGAACCGTGCGGCCGTCGCCGTCACCAGTGGGTTGCTCAAGTCGCTCAACCGTGACGAACTGCAAGGGGTCCTGGCCCACGAGATTGCGCATATCCGCAACCACGATGTTCGCTTCATGACCCTCGCGGCCATCATGCTCGGCACGATCGTCATGTTGGCACATTTCCTGTTGCGGGCCATGTTCTACGGTGGGCAAGGCCGGCGCGGCTCCTCACGGCAGACCGGGGGCGGAGCTCAAATCCTCATGATCGCGGTGGCCCTGCTGTTCGCGATCCTGGCGCCGCTGCTGGCCCAGGTACTTTATTTCGCTACCTCGCGCCGGCGTGAGTACCTGGCGGATGCCTCGGCGGCCCGCTTTACGAGGTATCCGGAAGGGTTGGCGTCCGCGCTCGAGAAGATTCAGCGGCGCCCCGGCGTTGCGGCGGACACCAACCAAGCCGTTGCTCCCATGTTCATCATCAACCCGCTGCAGGCAGAGCGCAGTCTCGTGCGACTGTTCTCCACACACCCCCCAACGGCAGAACGAATTCGCATTCTCCGGTCCATGTCCGGCGCGGGGTTCCAGGCCTACGAAGAGGCCTATCGGGCTGCCCGGAAATCCGGCCGCTGTATCGGCGCACAGACTCTGGCAGCCGAGTCGGATGCGGTGACGATCCGTACCGCTTCTGTCCAGACCGCGGAGGACACTCCCCTCTCTCGTGGTGAGGCCGTCGAACGAGTGCTCGACCATGCACTTCCGTTTGTGGTGCTAACGTGTGGTTGTGGCACAAAACTGAAACTACCGCCGGGCTGGAAGCGACCGACGGCGGAGTGCCCGCGTTGTGGCCGCCAGCACGAGGTCCCCAAGGCCCAGACCGCCCAAGTCCTTGGGGTCGCAGCGGCGCTCGGTGTCGCTACCGCGGCTACCCGCGCTGCTGAAGCGGCCACACCGGCCGAAAGCCCGGCGAAGTCGGCCGCCGATCGGCCGGCTCGTTACACGCGCCGGGGTCGGGGGTGGGAATCGTTTCAATGCACGTGCGGACACCCGGTGCAACTCAGCCCGAATTTCACAGCCAGCACCATCGGCTGTCCGAAATGCCGGCGGCGGATTCAGATCATCGACGCTACCGCGGAAGCAAGCGGCACGTAATCCTTGGTCCGGATGTGGCAGGGATGCCGTCCGGAGGATGACTTCCGGGCGGTCACTTTCCGAGATTCCGGTCGTGTTCTCTATCCGCCGGCGCTTTGCACATCAAGCCAGTCCGTTACAATAGAGTCGCTCTTCATGCGTGCTCCTCACGTCGCACGCGTTTATGGAATTACGACTCAGCTCCGCGGGACGGATGCCGACTATGGATTGGACGCTGCCGGAGGACCTCGTCGCATTGCGGGATGCCGTGCGACGTTATGCGACCGAAAGAATTCGGCCCAATGCCCGGGCCTGGGATCGTGAGCAGCACCTGCCGGACGAAGTCGTCGCGGAATTAGGCGCGCTGGGACTGCTTGGCGTGCTTACCCCCGAAGAATACGGGGGCTCGAAACACCACGAGCACGCTTACCTTGCGAACGCGGTGCTCATGGAGGAGATTGCACGGCA from Phycisphaerales bacterium encodes the following:
- the porA gene encoding pyruvate ferredoxin oxidoreductase — translated: MARALVTGNHAAAHALALAGEANHVARGTICGAYPITPQTEIIEFLRAFNFSKGRVVPVESEHSAMAVCIGAALAGARTFTASSSNGLAYMTENVFSAGYFRLPIVMVGVNRTLGPPWNIWVDQGDTLMMRDAAWLQFYCDSHQDLVDTVLLAFRVSEDPRVLLPALVAQDGFLLSHTQMAVDLPTLEQVAAFLPPCHVPHRINGQGKTIGGMTWPHDTEHHRHEIQLAMERVPAVLAEAVDEFVRVFGRRPAGVITTEQTEDAETILVACNTMARTAQRVVQERRARGERVGMVRAKLFRPFAREVYTTACGHAQRIGVLDRNHSPGSGGIFWQEIALSLRCRPEVLVQDYLVGLGGGDVTPEMIHEIVDDLQGRTTASPPVWKELPVA
- a CDS encoding pyruvate synthase subunit beta — translated: MTTLAPLDQDACGHILRPGNTNCAGCGMSIGLQWLQQALGEVRPTMCIPACCGIVAAGAFPTSAYGVPTLATTFASAAAVATGVSAVRRLNDEDALTMVWAGDGGTYDIGLATISAAAERNEDVLYFCYDNEIYGNTGGQRSSATPQGVKTSTTPQGKTEQKKDIMEILVAHRIPYAATLSVAHREDFLRKVRTAHRLRGFRFLLMLSPCPTGWKSEPAESVELIRIATQCGVYALYEVFDGRRYRINARPDGTPLERYMSTQRRYRTDLLDLDLLTALVNEKWAYLEALERAFPARVEDGER
- a CDS encoding zf-TFIIB domain-containing protein, whose translation is MCPVCREPMMVVELQGVELDHCPQCHGTWFDSGELEFLTEAAGAAETRLGSALLTGVAIAGAERRCPRCRRTMAVVRVGAQPPIEVDRCRQGHGVWLDVGELGGLVRAFSGPSTDAIANFLGDLFRHELGARAQED
- a CDS encoding LemA family protein, with product MLITLMVVVGLVVLVLLWVVAIYNGLVRQRNEVKNAWAQIDVQLKRRHDLIPNLVETVKGYATHERGTLDAVISARAKAVNTHGVANQAVAEGELSQALGRLMMVVENYPDLKANQNFLALQEELTSTENRIGFARQFYNDSVMKYNTVIESFPQNVVAGSFGFQRAEHFELQDAAQREAPQVKFS
- a CDS encoding M48 family metallopeptidase — translated: MWEAIRSNQRRSLWLIAVMGTLLVALGIVIGLTVDMVLLFNPLQAVKTGLETGHVATFQEQLWEARGSALIGAGIALLVWGLLYLSAVTSGDSILLSSARAREIRREDAPQLWNIVEEMTIAAGLGRMPRIFIIDDASLNAFAAGYDPNRAAVAVTSGLLKSLNRDELQGVLAHEIAHIRNHDVRFMTLAAIMLGTIVMLAHFLLRAMFYGGQGRRGSSRQTGGGAQILMIAVALLFAILAPLLAQVLYFATSRRREYLADASAARFTRYPEGLASALEKIQRRPGVAADTNQAVAPMFIINPLQAERSLVRLFSTHPPTAERIRILRSMSGAGFQAYEEAYRAARKSGRCIGAQTLAAESDAVTIRTASVQTAEDTPLSRGEAVERVLDHALPFVVLTCGCGTKLKLPPGWKRPTAECPRCGRQHEVPKAQTAQVLGVAAALGVATAATRAAEAATPAESPAKSAADRPARYTRRGRGWESFQCTCGHPVQLSPNFTASTIGCPKCRRRIQIIDATAEASGT